Sequence from the Pan paniscus chromosome 4, NHGRI_mPanPan1-v2.0_pri, whole genome shotgun sequence genome:
gagttcaagactagcctggcgaaaccccgtctctactaaaaatacaaaattagccgggcatggtggtgcatgtctgtaatctcagctactcaagagactgaggcaggagaatcgcctgaacccgggaggcggaggttgcagtgagccgagatcgtgccgttgtactccagactgagtgacaacagcgaaactccaactcaaaaaaaaaaaaaaaaaaaaaaaggcgggagggagggaaggagcccAGCTTGGTGAGACAAATGGAACTAACAGAGATGGGCTGCCTTCCCTCCCAGATGGGGACAGCTGCGCCACCACAGTGTTGAATCAGTGGCTCAGTTGTAACCGTGATGGTGGAAGGTATGGCACGGCAGCTGGCTGTGCTGTCCAAGGCCCTCCAGGGACTGTCCCATCTCATCACACAAACTCTTTCCCCCTTGTCCATTTGCAGGCTCTCTCATCTGGCACCTATAGTGACACCTGCTCCTTTGAGTGGCCCCTTGCCCAGGACACAGCTGTGTTCCTTCATGGCATCATTTGTGTGCTGGCTCAGGCCAGCCTATGGTCCCTGCTCCCCAAGCCTCTCACTGACGAGAAAGGCACTGAAAGGACAGGTGCCCTCAGCCCAACTGGTAGGCTCTGTCCAGATGGTAAATGACACCCAGCACCCTGCTGCCCTGTACCAAGATGAGGAGGGGTGCGGGGAGGCATGCATGTGCAGGCAGGTTTGGACATTAGGGACAGTAATTCCCATCTGTTATATCGGTCAGAGTCCAGCAGGAAAAAGACGACACACTCACATTGGGTAATCTGAGATGTGCTTTAAAAAAGGACCGTTGAGAAAGGGGTGGAGTATAAGGAAACCGCAAGTGAGAGGGAGTACTCTAGTGGGGTGGGGGTGCCGATACACAGCTAGGCTTAAGGGGCCAGGGAAGGAAGTGGTGCCAGAATCCTAGAGATAGTCATGATTACGCAAGAGTTGCCCGGCAGGAGAGTCCACAGCAACCTCGATGCTGCAGGGTGGGAGCCGGGGGATTCACTACCCCAaactcagcctcctcctcctctccattcTTCTGCTGGGGCTCCCCAATAATGGAACATGACCAGGAGCCAGAGGGCGAAGGAGCCTGTTGATACCATCGAGAGAGTTCGGCGTCCCCGGGcaaaggaaggggagaagggtggggagtGGGTCTGGAAGGCCCCATGAAAGACACCTGGCACACCCCCTAAGTACACTAGCATCCAAAGTTTATGAAAAACTTCCATACACTCAGTCCTCACAACAACCGTGAGGGAGGTAAGGCAGTGATTATGATCCCATTTCACAGGTTGAAgacaccgaggctcagagaggggaaatgACTGGCCCAAGGGACAAGATGCATCTTAAGATGTCAAGTCCTGGACCCTTCCCTGCAAGGCCCCCTGTGGAAGGAAATAGCTCTGCTGGACATTCAGCCACTGAAGAAAGCCCCCAGTCCAGAGGCTTGGAGACCACTGGAGGCTCTGGCCTGGTGACCCTGGGTCTCAGGAGAAATCTGTGCGGAGAGGGAGGGGCTTTTCCATTCCACTGATGAGGAGCTCAGGCTCTTGGGACATCGTGGAGGTACTGGGCACCGCTGAGGTCTTCAAGCTGCCCACTGTaacctcttccttttcctcctgccGCAGGTGCCGGAGAACCTCCTGGGACAGCGAGAAGCTGCTGTCATCTGCAGGTTCTGGAACAGGGAGATAGGGGAGAGAGTAGTGAGGATCTTACCCATTCCCACTCAAACACACCTAGAGAACTTGCTGGGAAGATCCCCTAACCCTCCCTACCCCCCTTCCTACCCAAGCCCCAGCCACTGGGACTAGAGTTTCATAGAATCCTAGAGGTAGAAGTGGTtcaggcccggcacagtggctcacgcctgtaatcctagcactttgggaggccgaggcaggtagatcatgaggtcaggaattcgagaccagcctggccaatatgatgaaaccccgtctctaccaaaaatacaaaaattagctgggcatggtggcgggcgcctgtagtcccagctacttgggaggctgaggcaggagaatcgcttggacctgggaggtggaggttgcagtgacccgaaatcgagccacttcactccagcctgggcaacagagtgagactccgtctcaaaaaaaaaaaaaaaaaagtgatttcagAGAGAATGAAATTCCACCCTCTTACTTTTAAAGCTAATGCTCAGAGAGGAGCAGAAACCTGCCCGAGGTCACACAGTGAGGGAGTAGTAGAGCCGAGGCTGCAGCCCTAGTCTCCTGTGCCCAGTACATACTGGCCTGGGACTCTTCTGTTTCCTCTGGAATCCTAGATGAAGTGAGAGGCCCCTAGAACCCACCTCTTCAGGCTCCCCTGAGGGATTACAGTCAAAGACCTAAAAAGCAATCTGGTGTGCTGGGAAGAGGGGGCTTCTCCCAGGGAAGGAAGGATAGGCCCAGGGCATGGTGCTCCATAGCCCCTTCTGACTCTTTGGGAGACCCTGGGACCCCTGActcctcctgccctccagcctatCAACCCCTCACCCTACCAACCCCTCACCCTACCAACCCCTCACCCTGGTAGGCAATGAGGCGGCAGTTGTTCTGAGACTCAGGGGCATCTGCCAGGATGTCCTCAAGTGTCCGGCAGAAGAGTTTGGCCTGCTCAAGCCTATCCTCCCGGCTAAAGCCAGCTTGACTGTATTGTGACATGGCAAACAAAGTCTGCAAGGGGGTGGCGTACTCCAGGACACAGGTGCCTGCCTAGAGGAGGTAAGAGGAAGACCAGACTAAGCCAGGGGCCAGGCGGATGGAGAATGGAGGGTCCAGTCCAGGCTCTGGCCCCCAGTGCCACGGGCTGAGGCCCCACTCCCTCAGCCTGTAACGATAGAGTCCTGGGAGGTGGCCACCCTAATGGGGTCTATGCTGTCTGGCCTGCCTTTGCCTCTGATATCCAACTCTGAAATCAGGGACACGGCTGGGCTAAATTTACTCTTCACAGATCCTTCTCCTAAGATCCTAGGGCAAGACCCGAGGCTGTCAACTGCTCCAGCTGGGAATCAGGTCTGGGGCTGGGCTCTGGGTTCAACTCTGGTCTGGGTTCCCCTGCACCCACATGAATCCTTCAGATGTTCTCACAGCCTTCGTCTGGGGCAGCTTTATGGTCAAGAGCATGGTAAAGTCAAGTTTAAATCGTCCACTTTCCTACggtgtctctgagcctcagtgttctcctctgtaaagtgggaatgcTAACAGTCCCTACCCCATAGGGTTGTGGTGAGAATTCCATGAGGTGATCAGATGACACACCCAGAATAGCATCCAGCTTGTAGTAAGTGCTCGATAAATGTTACTCATTATTATCATTCAGAGCTGAATCCTGCCCAGACCTGGGACCAGCTAGGGACACTACAGCTCAGAGAAGGGCAGTGAATTTTCATCAGTGCTTGGCTAGGGCCCAGGGTTCTGGGGTCCTGACCCCTCCTCAGGGACCCCCACTCCCCTGCACACTTACCCGCTGCCCGTTCTCCAGAAGCTCATAGATGCTGTTGCTGTAAACCCGATCCTTGATGCCAGCACGGTCAGCGGTCTGCTGGGGCAGTTTATCCAGGAAGCGAATGTTGGGGTCAGCCATACTCAGGTTATCAGGCACCCCACAGTCCAATGGGAGGAGAATATACAGCCGCTGGCTCACTGCACCCCGTAGCAGGTTGTTGTAATGCTGATTGTAAGTTCGAATCCGGGCCTGGAGCTCTGAGGCGGGGAAGCCCAAGAAGTCATTCCTGCTAACCCTATCTCCCACCTGATTCAGGAGTGAGACCCAGGTCATTGGCCCCCGCAGTGTGTGGGTGCCAGAGAATGGAGAGTCCAGTGCACTCTCATTGTACAGGAGGCCAGGAGGGGCAGCGCCTCCAAaagccctccccacccctcctcttACTGCACCACCCTTTACCCTCCCTCACTTCTTTCCTCAGATGTCTATGTCAGCACCACCCCTTTCCACCATGGCTTTCAGGGCTGAGAGGCAGGCAGAGCCCTGAGAGGTGACATTTCCAGCATTCTCGTGTGCACAGAGGGAGGCCTCTAGCCCCAGATCAGTCTCCTAGCAGAAGCCCTAGGAGATAGCAATGAGATATGGAAGAGCTGCAGCTTTAGCCTGCAAGTCAGAAGAATAAAACACACAggcttaggccaggcacagtggctcacgcctgtaatccagcactttgggaggctgaggcaggtggatcatttgaggtcaggagtttgagactagcctgggcaacatggtgaaacattgtctctactaaaaatacaaaaattagccaggcatggtggcacgtgcctgtaatcctagctattcaagaggctcaggcaggagaatcacttgaacctgggaggcagaggttgcagtgagctgagatcttgtcaccactgtactccaggctgggtaacagaaagagacttcatctcaaaacaacaacaacaacaacaaccacaggCTCCACGGTGCAGTGGTCTAGGGTCCAGGCTCTGGacaaacctgggttcaaatcctttctcttcctctctctaagCTATGTGATATCGGATAAATCACTTTACCTCTCAGaactgcacttaaaaaaaaaggccaggcacagtggctcatgcctatacttctagcactttgggaggccgaggtgggtggatcacctgaggtcaggagtttgagactagcctacccaacatggtgaaaccccgtctgtactgaaaatacaaaaattagcagggcgtggtggcaggcgcctaaaatcccagctacttgggaggctaaggcaggagaatcactggaacctgggaagcagaagttgcagtgagcccagattgtgccactctaCTTCAGCTCGGGtgaaaaagtgaaactccatcttaaaaaaaaaaaaatctaaggctggtgcagtggctcatgtctgtaatcccagcactttgggaggccaaggtgggtggattacttgaggtcaagaattcaagatcagcctgggcaacatggtgaaaccctgtctctactaaaaatacaaaaaaaaaaaaaaaaaaaagccaggcatggtggcagggacctgtaattccagctacttgggaggctgaacccaggaggcagaggtcgcagtgagctgagattgtgctactgcactccagtctgcgcaacagagtgagactttgcctcaaaaaaaaaaaaaaaaaaaaaaaaatctaaaataggtATGGGCTTGGTGGCTCCTGCTTGttatctcggcacttagggaagccaaggcaggaggattgcttgagcccaggagttgagaccaggctgggtaacatagcaaaaccctcttatttttaaaaaatatataaataaaataaaacaggaataaaGATTATTCCTTCCTCACAGGGTGTGAATTAGAAAAGGCACATGAGAGCACACAGcatgcagtaaatatttattgaaagaatttacagctgggctcacacctgtaatcccagcactttgggaggctaaggcaggcggatcacttgaggtcaggagttcgaaccagcctggccaatacggtgaaaccctgtctctactaaaaatacaaaaattagccgggcatggtggtgggtgcctataatcccagctactcgggaacctgagccaggataatcacttgaacttgggaggaggaggttgcagtagccgagatggtaccactgcactctagcctgggcgacagagggagattccttctcaaaaaaaaaaaaaaaaagaattcacaagtgaccttgggcaagtcacttaatggCTCTAAGCCCCATATTCCTTTCTGCAAACTAGGCATCATAGCAACATCCTTCATGCCTTGGGATTAAAGGATTTGGTAGAcatgaaaatgctttgaaaaatataGTGAGTTCTGTGTGTTTAGAAACACAAGAGGCTGTGTGTCTTAGTGTCTGTTTTGTAGATCGAGAAATGGGGGCAGAGAGGATGGCCCACCTGGCAGGATCAGCCGCAGATATCCGATGTAATATGACCATGCCAGCCCATGGGCCACGTTGAAATTCCCTTTTTCACAGACTGCAGAGATCTCAGCTGGGGCCAGGCCCTGTGGACAGCAGGATGGGGCTGGGGGGCCTCCATCAAGGACACCCAGagaactcctcctcctcctccaaggcTTCCCAACCTGCTCCTGACTTGATCCCTCTTTTGCCGTTGCCAAACCCACTGTTCCAGGACATTATAGGTTCTACTCCATGGACTCCAGCCTTTAAACCAGTCCCACTCCCAGTACTCAGCTCAGGGCAGGTCACACCAGCCACAGCCACCACTTGGCCAGAGCTTCTACCTCCCCCTGTGTCATACCTTGAGGCCCAGGAGGATGTTCAGTGCCTGCGAGAGGCCCAGGAGGGCAAGCATCCAAGTGAAGGGCGGGCCGACCGCATTGGGGAGGGAGTAGTAGAAATAGATGGACAGCAGCAACAGGGCCCCACGGCGGAGGGGGCAGCCCAGGCAGGCCCGCACAGTCCTCCAGTAGCTGCCCCAGTACCTGTGAGTGACAGCCAGACCCCagaccccagcccccagcccagctcagccggAGAGGTTCAAGGAGGGGCAGGGCTAGGCATCAAGGGAGTGACACATGTTGGATACCCCGTCCCTGGGTACTGCAGTGAGTCACCTGGAGTGGATGTGGCGCAGCTCCTCAGCCAGGCTGCAGACCCCGTTTAACAGCAGTCCCAGCTGCAGGGAGGCTAGGTGGAGCACCAGGTACCGGAGAGTGTGCTCTGGTGGCTCTCCTAGCCCCCAAAGGGTCACCAGGCAGGCACTCAGCAGAACCAAGGCTGCCTTCTGGGCCCCGTGACCCCTGGGACACGGGATGGATGGATGCAGGCTGGAGTGGGGCATCTGTGGGCACCAAGAAATCCATGACCATTCTCCCCTTGCCCTCCTGCCCTTCTGGGACTGAGGCTCTGGCTGGGCACTTCCTCCCAGTTCCCCTTTCCCTGGTGCCCAGCCACTCCCAGAGGCTGCTCTTAGAGACACCTCTAGGAGGCAGGCTGGGAATAAGTCACCCCAAAGCTCCTGTCTCGGCGAGGTTTGCTGAAAACAGAGCAGGGCCTGCACATACACGCCCCACCAAGACCCAGGGAGACCACAGGTGTGGTGAAGAAAGAAGGCAGCAACTATCCCAGACCCAGACTTGAAGCTGTCCTGTGCAGCCCTACCCAACCAAGAACCCTTGGGGACCTGGGTTCCCCTGTCCCCGGAACCCACCCCAGGGAGGACCTTAGTCAACAAAGTGGAAAACAGAGCTCAGGGAGTGGGGACAGGGCAGCCAGCAGGCATCCCCTCGCCTCTGGGTGCCAGGGGCCCTAGGTTTGGCGTtctgccaggctgatcttgagcctACCTTCTGCCTCCCGGACACTGGCTGCTCTGGATGATGACGAGGAGAGAAGGCCCGGCGCTACGAGCAGCCAAGGGCAGCTTCTCTGAGTGCAGCCTGAAAATGAGATGTTAACAACGATTGGTTTCTCCACAACACTCTAGCCCTGGCGTTTCTCCAAACCGCAGCTTTACTGGTGCTGGGAAGGAGGGTATTTCCTGTTCCTCAGGAAGGGAGGTAGGAACCTTCCCTCAAAGCCCTGATGAGCTGGGCCTGAGTCCTGGGGTCAGGGGTGAGGTTTGAGAAAgcctccattccattgccctttGCTACCCCCAAACCAAGGGTGTTTAGAAACACTCACCGCAGTCACAGCTCTGAACAGCGGGTTCCCCTCAAGCCACCATGATCAAACACACTGTACCTAACACCTGAGCAGGACCCCACACACTCAGCCAAAGGCAGCACACACATCACACGATGATTCCCCgtctcatatttttcttctggttTCCAGGATGCAGATTCTTTTTCTGAAAAGTGTGACCTAGGAGGGAGGAGTGAAAAATGAACAGTTATTTCCGGTAACAAGAGCTATTTTTATAAAGCACTTGGTGGGAGAGGAGGGGCACAGAGGAATAGGGGTTTGGCTCTTTGCAGGAAATGGCCACGCCTGTGACTTCTCCAAGAGAGCCTGCCGGTTTCTGCCCAGAAGGCGGTTGTGGGGATGATATTAGGTAggagcaaaagtaattgcgggcctggcacagtggctcatgcctgtaatcccagcactttgggaggccgagatgggtggatcacttgaggtcaggagttcaagaccagcctgagcaacatggtgaaaccccatctctactgaaaacaaaaattagccaggcgtggtggtgggcgcttgtaatcttagctacttgggaggctgaggcaggagaatcgctggaacctgagaggcggaagttgtagtgagcagagattaggccactgcactccagcctgggcaacaagagcgagactgtctcaaaagaaaagaaaagaaaagaaaaatgatctgaCCTACATTGTTTGAGTGGAGGTTATAAAATCCCCATGCATCaacctaaataataataataataataataataataataaagtgtttACCTTGTTCCAGACATTATGCCAAGTGTTGCATATATCACTTCACTTGTATATCATTTCACCAGCCACCCTGTCAGGTAGGTATAATTctagccccattttatagatggataATCTGATGCTCAGGGAGGTGAAATAACTGGTTTAAGTAATTGAGAGTGGGGACTTGAAGCCTGGTGGGTTGCTCCAAAGCCCAGCTTGCTCTGTGCCTTGATTTCattccagtaatcccagcactttgggaggccaaggcaggaggatcacttgagcccagaagtttgagaccagcctaagcaacacagggagatcccatctctacaaaaaaaaaaaaaaaaaaattagccaagcatgacggaacacgcctatagtcccagctacttgggaggctgaggtgggagcatcacttgacccctggaggtagaggttgcagtgagctgtgatggcgccactgcactccagcctaagtgacagagtgataccctatctcaaaaaaaaaaaaaaaaaaaaaaaaataggccaggcgcaatggctcatgcttgtaatcctagcactttgggaggccaaggcaaatggatcacttgaggtcaggagttcgagaccagcctggccaacatagtgaaaccccgtctctactaaaaatacaaaaaattcgctgggcgtggtggcgggtgcctataatcccagctactcaggaggctgaggcaggagaatcgcttgaacccaggaggcggagcttgcggtgagccgagatcatgccactgcactccagcctcggcaacaaaagtcaaactccatctcaaaaaaaaaaaaaaggccgggtgcagtggctcactcctataatcccagcaatttgggaggccaaggcaggcagatcacctgaggtcaggagttcaagaccatcctgaccaacatggagaaaccccatctctactaaaaatacaaaaaattagctgggcgtgatggcgcatgcctgtaatcccagcttcttgggaggctgaggcaggagaaccacttgaacccgggaggcggaggttgcactgagccaagatcgtgacattgcactccagcctgggcaacaagagcaaaactccgtctcaaaaaaaaaaaaaaaagagaagaaagaaagaaaaagagagagagagaaaggaaggaagggaagggaagggaaggtctGACCTACATTGTTTGAGTGTAGATTATAAAATCCCCCTTCCAGAGAGGGCCCTGCCCCACACTCAGAAAGAAGGAACacatgctcagagaggccaagaagaatctagacagacgGGCGtggctgggtttccccactcatTCTATTAGCATTAGAGCATACCCTTTCTGTCCAATTATATTTCAACAAGGGTGTCCATACTTTAATGAACCTAAACGTAAAAATAGACAATTTGCCCTctgtctttgggtcttcattctgaaggcctCTGTGACACATAAAACTCtgatcaaataaatttgtatatttttcctcCTGTTAATCTGCCTCTTGTCAGTGATTTTCAGCAAGCCTTCAGAGGGCGGAGGGGGAATTTTTCCTTGGCCTTGACACAAGCTTTGAGTTCCCTTGGGGTGGGAAGTGTCTCTGGCTGCAGTAAGCTGCTTCAAAGAAGGGGCAGGCCTGGAGAGTGAGGCTAGGATGGCACCCGCAGAGCAGCAGTAGTTCATTCCTGTCCAGGTCAGAGGGGTCCTCGCCCTGAACCCTTCCCCACATCATGACCAGACATGGGAAGACACACATTGATAGATGCCTTGGCCTCAGAGGAGCAATGAGGCTTCCTGGAAACTCTGGTTTTTCAAAATCATGCCCTAAGAATGCAGGGAATTCCCTACACTTTCTCTCCTCTACAATAGGCTCACATAAAGACCTAggagaaggccaggcgcagtggctcatgcctgtaatcccagcactttgggaggctgaggcgggcagatcacgaggtcaggagatcgaggccatctttgggaggctgaggcaggagaatcgcttgaacccgagaggcggaggttgcagtaagccaagatcgtgccactgcactccagcctaggcgacagaggcagactccatctcagaaaaaaaaaaaaaaagatccaggaGAATATATGACAAAGTTCTAACAAAGGTTACTCTGTGCAGTTGGAATATGGGTGATTTTTATTCTATTGTCCTTTTTTGCTCATTATGTTTTCTAAGATTTCTTTTCCCTACATTGAACATGTATCATttgtttaatgtttatttatttatttatttttaaatttttgagacggagtcttgctctgtcgccaggctggagtgcagtggtgcgaactcagctcactgcaacctccgactccctggttcaagcgattctcctgcctcagcctccagagtagctgggattacaggcacgtgtcaccacgcccagctaatttttgtattttcagtacagacggggtttcaccatgttggccaggatggtcttgatctcctgacctcgtgatcctcccactttggcctcccaaagtgctgggactacaggcgtgagccaccatgcctgacctgtttaatgtttaaaatatgcCGTAAAGAaaatccagctgggcacagtggcttacgcctgtaatcccagtgctttgggagctcAAGGCagtaggatcccttgagcccaaggagttaaaggctgcagtgagctatgatcacaccactgcatttcagcctgggtgacagaggaagacctagtctcaaaagagagagagagagagagagagagggggagagagagagagaatcccaACATTGTCTCAGTCTTAAGACCTCCTTCCACTCCCGTctgtcccctctccctcccctctgccctaCCTGCTACTCTGGGCTCATTTCCCTGAGTCTGAACCTGCTCTAATGCAGACCTTGCAGGCGCAGAAGGCACTGAGGCCAGGTCATTCAGATAAAGTAAGCTGGGGCTTGGCCAAAAGGAGTGGGAATGGTGGGGTCCAGGGAAGCCGGGAAGCCAGCCTAGCCTGGCCTGCCTGGAGAGAAAGGTCCTGCAGGGTGCGGGAGGGAGTGCAGGCTGCGAAGGGAGCAGAGGCCCCACAGCCTGGGCCTTCCAGTGCCAGGCCAGGATTTCCGCACACCCTTAATCCATGCAGTCTATCCCTGTGTGTACCGTGCTCTGCATGGGATAGGACTGCTGGTGCACGTGCCAGGTCAGTACTTGTCATGGCACCTACAGCTGGACAGGGGAAATGGGCAGAACACAACTGTATGAGTAAGTAGTTAACTACAGATGTGGCAGGGCTACAAGGAATGCACTCAGCCTGCTGCCGTGAGTGGAAATTGGAATACCCAGGGTCAGGTTTCCCTGAAGGCGGCGATTTACCCTGAGTTTGGAAGGAGGATGGGAGTGATGGAGGGCAGGTGGGTGTGCAACATTCTGAAAGGAGCAGCACACACAAAGGCCCTGGAGTGGGAAGGAGCTGGGCAGTGGAGGAACAGAGCAATGGCTGGTGCAACTGGGGCATGTAAGCATGTGGAGGAGTCTCTTTTAGTTTCcaagagctgccataacaaagtatcacaaattTTGTGgctaaaaacaacagatgtttattctctcatagttccagaggctagaagtccaaaatcaaggtgttggtagggcCACACTTCCTCTGAAATCTCTAGAGTAGCGgtccctaacctttttggcaccagggactggtttcttgCAAGAcgatttttccatggatgggaaGGGGGATGATTTCAgggtgaaactgttccacctcacaTCCGAGCATTAGTTGGATTTTCCTAAGGAGCATGCAACccagatccctcgcatgtgcaatTCACAATGGAGTTCGCGCTCCTATGGGCATCTaatgccgccactgatctgacaggaggcagagctcaggctgtAATGCTCGCTCACCCACTGCAGCCCGGTTCCTGACAGGCCACAAATCAGTCCTGGTCCAAGGCCCAGGGACTGGGGACTCCTGCTCTAGAGGAGGATCTCTCCTTGCCACTTCTACCTTCTGGTAGTCCCAGGTGTGTCTGgacccaacctctgcctccttcgtcacatggcattctcccttctgtgtctctgtcttcacataGCCTTTCTTGTTATGAAGACACCAGGTgaaggtacagtggctcatgcctgtaatcctagtgctttgggaggctgaggcaggaggattgcttgaggctagagttcaaggccagcctgggcaacacagggagaccccatctctagaaaaaaaaaagaaaaggccaggtgcggtggctcatgcctgtaatcccagcactttggaaggccgaggcaaatggatcacctgaggtcaggagtttgagaccagcctggccaacatggtgaaaccccgtctctactaaaaatacaaaaaattaggtgggtgtggtggcaggcccctgtaatcccagcttctcgggaggctgaggtaggagaatctcttgaacccaggaggcggaggttgcagtgagccgagatcatgccgctgcactccagcttgagcaacaacagcgaaactccatctcaaaaaaaaaaaaaattagctgggcatggtggctcacgcctgtaatcccagcttctcaggaggctgaggcagaattgcttgagcccaggaggtggacattgcagtgagctgagattgcaccactgcactccatcctgggggcagagtaagactctgtctcaaaaaaaaaaaaaaaagcaccagtcACTGGATTAGGACCTACCCTAATGACCTCACCTTAACTCAATTGCATCTGCAAAGGccctatttccaagtaaggtcacattcacaactACCATAGATTAGGATTTCAGCATTATCTTTTTGGAGACACAACTTAATTCATAACAGGGTCAGTGGTATAAGAACGGGACTGGAGGGTGGGTGGGACCCTTGTGGCTTGTGGCCAGGGCCTCAGTACCTAGGAAGCATCACAACAGCTGCATTCATGGGATTGTCCTCAGCAGTAAGACACATCAGCTGTATTGACAAGCGGGGACATCACAGCTCTTCCAGACTGACCATCTGGTCCTCCAAAGA
This genomic interval carries:
- the STING1 gene encoding stimulator of interferon genes protein isoform X2 produces the protein MPHSSLHPSIPCPRGHGAQKAALVLLSACLVTLWGLGEPPEHTLRYLVLHLASLQLGLLLNGVCSLAEELRHIHSRYWGSYWRTVRACLGCPLRRGALLLLSIYFYYSLPNAVGPPFTWMLALLGLSQALNILLGLKGLAPAEISAVCEKGNFNVAHGLAWSYYIGYLRLILPELQARIRTYNQHYNNLLRGAVSQRLYILLPLDCGVPDNLSMADPNIRFLDKLPQQTADRAGIKDRVYSNSIYELLENGQRNLQMTAASRCPRRFSGTCGRRKRKRLQWAA
- the STING1 gene encoding stimulator of interferon genes protein isoform X1, translating into MPHSSLHPSIPCPRGHGAQKAALVLLSACLVTLWGLGEPPEHTLRYLVLHLASLQLGLLLNGVCSLAEELRHIHSRYWGSYWRTVRACLGCPLRRGALLLLSIYFYYSLPNAVGPPFTWMLALLGLSQALNILLGLKGLAPAEISAVCEKGNFNVAHGLAWSYYIGYLRLILPELQARIRTYNQHYNNLLRGAVSQRLYILLPLDCGVPDNLSMADPNIRFLDKLPQQTADRAGIKDRVYSNSIYELLENGQRAGTCVLEYATPLQTLFAMSQYSQAGFSREDRLEQAKLFCRTLEDILADAPESQNNCRLIAYQEPADDSSFSLSQEVLRHLRQEEKEEVTVGSLKTSAVPSTSTMSQEPELLISGMEKPLPLRTDFS